In Chitinophaga nivalis, a single genomic region encodes these proteins:
- a CDS encoding response regulator transcription factor, whose amino-acid sequence MKVLAVEDNKEIAGSIHDFLAREGYICELAYSFDEAQEKLLFFTYDCILLDIMLPDGNGLELLKFLKAQKVQSGVLIISAKDALDDKIIGLEEGADDYITKPFHLPELHARLRAVYRRKKLAGSNIISFNEITLDTDLMEATVNNIALDITRKEFDLLLYLIVNKNRVLSRQSIATHLWGDYTDNLANFDFVYQHIKNLRKKISAANGADYIDTVYGLGYKFNASKV is encoded by the coding sequence ATGAAGGTTTTAGCAGTAGAAGACAATAAAGAGATCGCCGGCAGCATACATGATTTTCTCGCCAGAGAAGGATATATCTGTGAACTGGCCTACAGTTTCGACGAGGCACAGGAAAAACTCCTATTCTTCACCTACGATTGTATCCTGCTAGATATCATGCTGCCTGACGGCAACGGACTGGAATTGCTGAAATTCCTCAAGGCACAGAAAGTACAGAGCGGCGTACTGATCATTTCAGCCAAAGACGCCCTGGACGATAAAATCATTGGCCTGGAAGAAGGCGCAGACGACTACATCACCAAACCCTTCCACCTGCCGGAGCTACATGCCCGGCTGCGGGCGGTTTACCGTCGAAAAAAGCTCGCCGGCAGCAACATCATCTCCTTCAACGAAATCACCCTGGATACCGACCTCATGGAAGCCACGGTGAACAACATAGCGCTGGACATCACCCGGAAGGAATTCGACCTGCTGTTATACCTCATTGTCAATAAAAACCGGGTACTCTCCCGACAGTCTATCGCGACCCACCTGTGGGGAGACTATACTGATAATTTAGCTAACTTTGATTTTGTTTACCAACATATCAAAAACCTGCGCAAAAAAATCAGTGCGGCAAACGGCGCGGATTATATTGACACTGTTTATGGCCTGGGTTACAAGTTCAACGCTTCTAAAGTATGA
- a CDS encoding DUF3368 domain-containing protein: protein MPQKYNVVIADTSCFILLDKIDAVDLLRQLFNTISTTSTIAEEFGKQLPEWVKIMPVIDLHYQRILELEVDKGEASAISLAIESGSALLILDDLKARKVAGKLSLAYTGTLGILLKAKEMGLLPAIKPLLDRIQQTNFRFSVNIFNEILKIAGE, encoded by the coding sequence ATGCCTCAAAAATATAATGTCGTCATTGCAGATACCAGCTGTTTTATTTTATTGGATAAAATAGATGCGGTCGATTTATTGCGTCAGCTGTTTAACACTATTTCAACTACTTCTACAATAGCAGAGGAGTTTGGAAAACAACTTCCTGAATGGGTAAAGATTATGCCTGTTATAGACTTGCATTATCAACGTATTCTGGAGTTGGAAGTGGATAAAGGTGAGGCTAGTGCCATTTCATTGGCAATTGAATCCGGATCGGCATTACTTATACTGGATGATCTGAAAGCCAGAAAAGTTGCTGGGAAATTGTCTCTCGCTTATACCGGAACATTGGGTATATTATTAAAAGCAAAAGAGATGGGGCTCCTGCCTGCTATTAAACCCTTATTAGATCGGATTCAGCAAACAAACTTCAGGTTTTCTGTAAACATCTTTAATGAAATATTAAAGATAGCAGGAGAGTAA
- the porY gene encoding sensor histidine kinase has protein sequence MKLINKLTMWFIGVVVLTTPISAYLCYYNMESNIDATEIARLTKVNEAAASQLQKGIPVSTITQGMSTRITLLNTPLPAEKIQIKKIAPTDHSTEESCLKVNSYFTINQQNYQICSYNYIPGSALIRNAILNTVLWKLALIILCVCITARLVSQRLLNTLRHTMKIIQGFNVKQKIQFPESRTQEFKDLNSFLQKMTDKAVDEYAAIKEFSENASHELQTPLAVLRNKLELLSETNIEENQAGLIGDMQHAIEKLSRINRSLILLAKLENNEYAVSENIKFCRVAKDVLAAYEDRIEMKNISITTDMEKNIFLKVHPALADMLFNNLLGNAIRHNVQNGRIEIILTAGKLVVKNTGIPPEIPMEDLFLRFKKGNQCSESVGLGLSIVKQICEVSGFHVSYTYENQLHVLQVDFQTPQENMLKAVHHNNLEVAV, from the coding sequence ATGAAACTGATCAATAAACTGACAATGTGGTTCATCGGGGTAGTGGTGCTGACAACGCCCATCTCCGCCTACCTGTGTTATTACAACATGGAAAGCAATATCGATGCCACCGAAATTGCCCGGCTTACGAAAGTAAATGAAGCCGCCGCCAGTCAGTTGCAAAAAGGCATACCTGTCAGTACCATCACCCAAGGTATGTCTACCCGTATCACGCTCCTCAACACGCCACTGCCGGCCGAAAAAATACAAATCAAAAAGATAGCGCCTACCGACCACAGTACGGAGGAGAGCTGCCTGAAAGTCAATTCCTACTTTACCATCAACCAACAAAACTACCAGATCTGCTCCTACAACTACATTCCTGGTTCTGCATTGATCCGGAATGCTATCCTGAATACGGTATTATGGAAGCTGGCACTGATTATACTATGTGTATGCATCACTGCCAGACTGGTATCTCAACGGCTGCTGAACACCCTGAGACATACCATGAAGATTATCCAGGGATTTAATGTAAAACAGAAAATACAGTTTCCTGAAAGTCGTACCCAGGAATTTAAAGACCTGAATTCTTTTCTGCAGAAGATGACCGACAAAGCGGTGGATGAATATGCTGCCATTAAAGAATTCAGTGAAAACGCCTCTCATGAGTTACAAACCCCGCTGGCCGTACTCCGCAACAAACTGGAGCTGCTCAGCGAAACCAATATTGAAGAGAACCAGGCAGGCCTTATTGGCGACATGCAACATGCGATAGAAAAATTATCCCGCATCAATCGCTCCCTGATTCTGTTGGCCAAGCTGGAAAACAATGAATATGCCGTTTCAGAAAATATTAAATTCTGCCGGGTAGCAAAAGATGTGTTAGCAGCCTATGAAGACAGAATAGAGATGAAAAATATCTCCATCACCACCGATATGGAGAAAAATATTTTCCTGAAAGTACATCCGGCACTGGCAGATATGTTATTCAACAACCTGCTGGGAAATGCCATCCGGCATAATGTACAGAACGGACGTATAGAAATCATCCTTACTGCCGGGAAACTGGTGGTAAAAAATACCGGCATCCCACCGGAAATACCGATGGAAGACCTTTTCCTCCGCTTCAAAAAAGGCAACCAATGCAGTGAAAGTGTAGGCTTGGGACTGTCTATCGTAAAACAGATATGTGAAGTCAGCGGCTTCCACGTATCCTATACCTACGAAAATCAGCTGCACGTACTACAGGTAGATTTTCAGACGCCTCAGGAAAATATGTTAAAAGCGGTACATCACAACAACCTGGAAGTAGCCGTTTAA
- a CDS encoding TolC family protein, with product MFGKKYLLIFLFLAGTHPMYVNAQQVLTLKDAIHTAVSNYGTIKAKSSYASASQTSVTQAKRDYLPNLNISAQQDYGTINGQNGPLYGFGGLGVASSGQPLQDQNWNAAFGALYLANVNWDFFAFGRAKEKIKTAQAVATRDNKDWQQEIFQHEVKVAAAYLNLLAAQKLTLSYQKNLNRADTFRNVVVTRVKNGLNAGVDSSQANAEVSSARIALTRAVDFEQTQANQLAQLMGIPPRPFTLDTLFVSHLPAFLSDTAALQQHPLLQWYQSRIDLSKEQSRYYQTMNYPIFSLVSILQTRGSGFEAGYSAQNLNAYTHQYWEGIKPTRTNYLIGIGVTWNLTQPLRISRQVKAQKLISKGLQDEYELAGQQLTAQLQLSETKIANALDNYKEVPVQVKAASDAYLQKSVLYKNGLTNLVDVTQALYALIRAETDRDIIYSNVWQALLLKASATGDFMLFEKEL from the coding sequence ATGTTTGGAAAAAAATATTTGCTTATTTTCCTTTTTCTTGCTGGTACCCATCCTATGTATGTCAACGCCCAGCAGGTACTTACGCTTAAAGATGCCATCCATACTGCCGTAAGCAATTATGGTACGATCAAAGCCAAATCAAGCTATGCCAGCGCATCTCAGACCAGTGTAACACAGGCAAAACGTGATTATCTGCCTAATCTGAATATATCTGCCCAACAGGATTATGGAACCATCAACGGTCAGAACGGACCCTTGTACGGATTCGGAGGCCTGGGCGTAGCCTCATCAGGCCAGCCTTTACAGGACCAGAACTGGAACGCCGCCTTCGGTGCCCTGTACCTGGCCAATGTAAACTGGGACTTCTTCGCTTTCGGCAGAGCCAAAGAAAAAATCAAAACAGCTCAGGCGGTTGCTACCAGAGATAACAAAGACTGGCAACAAGAGATCTTTCAGCACGAAGTAAAAGTAGCAGCCGCTTATCTTAACCTGCTGGCAGCGCAGAAGCTCACCTTGTCGTATCAAAAAAATCTGAACCGCGCAGATACCTTCCGGAATGTGGTAGTGACCCGCGTTAAAAACGGATTAAACGCCGGTGTAGATTCTTCCCAGGCCAATGCAGAAGTATCCAGTGCGCGTATAGCGCTGACAAGAGCAGTCGATTTTGAACAAACGCAGGCCAACCAACTGGCCCAGCTGATGGGCATTCCGCCCCGGCCTTTCACCCTTGATACCCTGTTTGTATCCCACCTGCCGGCATTCCTGAGCGATACGGCTGCATTGCAGCAGCATCCACTGTTACAATGGTACCAAAGCCGTATTGATCTCAGTAAAGAACAAAGCAGGTATTATCAAACCATGAATTATCCGATATTTTCTTTGGTCAGTATACTGCAGACCAGAGGCTCTGGTTTTGAAGCCGGTTACAGCGCCCAAAACCTGAACGCCTATACGCACCAGTACTGGGAAGGCATCAAACCTACCCGCACTAACTACCTGATTGGTATCGGCGTAACCTGGAATCTGACACAACCGCTGCGCATATCCCGGCAGGTAAAGGCACAAAAGCTCATCAGCAAAGGATTGCAGGACGAATACGAACTGGCCGGGCAACAACTGACCGCACAGCTGCAACTCTCCGAAACAAAAATCGCCAACGCACTGGATAACTATAAAGAAGTGCCTGTACAGGTGAAAGCCGCATCAGATGCCTATCTCCAGAAATCAGTACTGTATAAAAACGGATTGACGAATCTGGTAGATGTAACCCAGGCATTATATGCCCTGATACGTGCAGAAACAGACCGCGACATTATCTATAGCAATGTGTGGCAGGCACTCCTGTTAAAAGCCTCCGCCACCGGCGATTTCATGCTGTTTGAAAAGGAACTGTAA
- a CDS encoding UPF0175 family protein: MSTITLQVPEKVDLDPKETARFLAAKLYEIGRLSLGQAAELAGLSKVAFSEVLGDYDVSLINHPIADIIKDASKI; encoded by the coding sequence ATGAGTACAATAACTTTGCAAGTACCTGAAAAGGTAGATCTGGACCCCAAAGAAACTGCAAGGTTTCTTGCAGCTAAATTATATGAAATTGGTAGGTTATCTTTAGGGCAAGCTGCTGAATTAGCCGGACTTTCTAAAGTCGCTTTTTCAGAAGTATTGGGAGATTATGATGTTTCATTAATTAACCATCCAATTGCTGATATTATTAAAGATGCCTCAAAAATATAA